A region of Legionella donaldsonii DNA encodes the following proteins:
- the chrA gene encoding chromate efflux transporter, translating into MKKTTISLPSKTPTVFGIFLLFLKLGCTCFGGPIAHLGYFREEFVLRQKWLTEQSYADLVALSQFLPGPASSQVGIALGLSRAGLKGAIAAWLGFTLPSAIIMLVFAIAMTHLQTVNNNWLHGLKVVAVAIVAQALWGMAKILTPDRIRISIALVAAIVTSLIVGILGQLIVMLGGGLLGWWLLTPPTQLPHCSLSIPINKKRGLVCLTLFFLLLFLLPVLALETESYVTTLFAGFYRAGALVFGGGHVVLPLLQTLVVPSGWVTNNQFLAGYGIAQALPGPLFTFAAYLGALSTQTPAGFVGASIALIAIFLPSFLLIIGTLPFWEVLRNHFVIQRAMLGVNAAVVGLLLAAFYNPVWTSAIYNLADYFLAVVCFLLLLFCNIPSWAVVIFAAVVTGLGWP; encoded by the coding sequence ATGAAGAAAACAACCATAAGCCTCCCTTCAAAAACACCAACCGTCTTCGGTATATTTTTACTTTTCCTCAAATTAGGTTGCACTTGTTTTGGTGGTCCGATTGCTCATCTCGGCTATTTCAGAGAGGAGTTTGTTCTACGCCAAAAATGGTTAACCGAGCAATCCTACGCCGATTTGGTCGCCTTAAGTCAATTTTTACCTGGCCCAGCCAGCAGTCAGGTCGGTATTGCTCTGGGTTTATCACGTGCCGGACTTAAAGGTGCCATAGCAGCCTGGCTAGGATTTACCTTACCATCAGCTATCATAATGCTAGTATTTGCCATAGCGATGACTCACCTGCAAACGGTGAATAATAATTGGCTGCATGGTTTGAAGGTAGTTGCTGTTGCAATTGTGGCCCAAGCATTGTGGGGGATGGCAAAAATCTTAACGCCTGATAGGATTCGCATAAGTATTGCCCTTGTCGCTGCAATAGTTACCTCGTTAATCGTTGGCATTTTAGGACAACTCATTGTTATGTTGGGAGGCGGTCTATTAGGCTGGTGGCTACTTACGCCACCAACCCAACTACCTCATTGTTCTCTGTCAATACCCATCAATAAAAAGCGTGGTTTGGTATGCCTGACTCTCTTCTTTCTTTTGCTGTTTCTATTACCCGTGCTTGCCTTGGAAACGGAGAGTTATGTGACAACGTTATTTGCTGGTTTCTATCGTGCCGGAGCACTCGTGTTTGGTGGCGGGCATGTGGTTTTGCCCCTACTACAAACATTGGTAGTTCCTTCGGGCTGGGTAACAAACAATCAATTTCTTGCTGGTTACGGAATAGCACAAGCCTTACCAGGCCCTCTCTTTACCTTCGCTGCCTACCTGGGGGCTCTATCCACACAAACACCGGCAGGCTTCGTAGGCGCTAGTATTGCTCTAATCGCCATATTTTTACCGTCCTTTTTGCTAATCATAGGGACCCTGCCTTTCTGGGAAGTCTTACGTAACCATTTTGTTATTCAACGCGCAATGCTGGGAGTAAACGCCGCCGTGGTTGGCCTCTTATTAGCTGCCTTTTATAACCCCGTATGGACAAGTGCTATTTACAATCTCGCTGATTATTTTCTGGCAGTAGTTTGTTTTCTATTATTGCTTTTTTGTAATATTCCTTCCTGGGCCGTTGTTATTTTTGCAGCGGTTGTTACCGGACTTGGTTGGCCATAA
- a CDS encoding PHA/PHB synthase family protein: MAGSKNKISKVRRLSKSRPTTIIPGYPERASSFKEASELIVFFNLFDQFFQANLAKISAGISPAALSTAYFSWLAQLALCPGRLTELALYPLLHTEDCGNKILCETRPGNGRDVRFHTENWESLPWRFWAEGFLQIEDWWRRATTEIPGLPEHVERTVAFCIRQIMDALSPSNFVLTNPNLFYETIRSNGLNLIHGTKLALQDTLERLIGAPPAGIEHFIPGKTVAITPGKIVFRNHLIELIQYKPQTQTVFREPLLILPAWIMKYYILDLSPKNSMVNWFVSKGHTVYIVSWRNPDSKDRNLGMDDYYRLGAMAAIDAVSAIQPKTKINLMGYCLGGTLAMITAAAMARNGDERLNSLVLLAAQGDFSEAGELMLFITESQVSFLKNMMWGQGYLDTKQMAGSFQMLRSYDLIWSKMVHDYMAGTQRGLIDLLAWNADATRMPYKMHSEYLEKLFLDNDFSAGRFKVEGMPVVAANIHLPAFIVSTEKDHVAPWRSVYKIHLMINDDITFVLTEGGHNAGIVSEPGRKNRTYRIHRHKKDTTYIDPTNWLEIATIKHGSWWLALHHWLVQHSSATRVSPPKLPDSLPAAPGRYVLQK, encoded by the coding sequence ATGGCTGGCTCAAAAAATAAAATTTCAAAAGTACGACGATTATCAAAATCACGCCCGACAACCATAATTCCTGGTTATCCTGAGCGGGCTTCTTCCTTTAAGGAAGCCAGTGAGTTAATTGTTTTTTTTAATCTCTTTGATCAATTTTTTCAGGCAAATCTTGCTAAAATATCTGCCGGAATAAGTCCCGCAGCCCTCAGCACGGCTTATTTTTCCTGGCTAGCCCAATTAGCGCTCTGCCCAGGCCGCTTAACAGAACTAGCGCTTTATCCACTTCTCCATACCGAAGATTGCGGCAACAAAATTTTATGCGAAACCAGACCAGGTAACGGCCGTGATGTAAGATTCCATACCGAAAATTGGGAGTCCCTCCCTTGGCGTTTTTGGGCCGAGGGCTTTCTCCAAATAGAAGATTGGTGGCGGCGTGCGACCACCGAGATTCCCGGTTTACCCGAACATGTCGAACGAACGGTTGCTTTTTGCATTCGGCAAATCATGGATGCTTTATCACCATCCAATTTTGTATTGACTAACCCTAATCTCTTTTATGAGACAATTCGCTCAAATGGTCTTAATTTAATTCACGGGACTAAACTCGCTCTACAAGACACCCTGGAACGATTAATCGGTGCGCCGCCAGCTGGAATTGAACACTTTATCCCTGGCAAAACGGTGGCTATTACACCAGGAAAAATCGTCTTTCGTAATCATTTGATTGAGCTCATCCAATATAAACCACAGACCCAAACCGTTTTTAGAGAGCCCCTCCTCATATTGCCCGCATGGATTATGAAATATTATATTCTCGACCTCTCGCCAAAAAACTCAATGGTGAATTGGTTTGTTAGCAAAGGACATACGGTCTATATCGTTTCCTGGCGCAATCCAGACAGCAAGGACCGTAATTTAGGCATGGATGATTATTACCGCTTAGGGGCTATGGCAGCAATTGATGCCGTTTCCGCCATTCAACCAAAAACCAAAATTAATCTTATGGGCTACTGCCTCGGTGGTACTTTAGCGATGATTACTGCGGCAGCAATGGCCAGAAATGGCGATGAGCGTCTTAACAGTCTCGTACTATTAGCAGCACAAGGCGATTTCAGTGAAGCAGGAGAACTAATGCTCTTTATCACGGAAAGCCAGGTTTCTTTTCTGAAAAATATGATGTGGGGACAGGGTTATCTGGATACGAAACAAATGGCTGGCTCTTTCCAGATGCTCCGCAGCTATGACTTAATATGGTCAAAAATGGTGCATGACTATATGGCGGGTACTCAACGCGGTCTCATTGATCTGTTAGCCTGGAATGCCGATGCCACCCGCATGCCCTATAAAATGCATAGTGAATATTTGGAAAAGCTTTTTCTCGATAATGATTTTTCTGCAGGGCGTTTTAAAGTTGAAGGCATGCCCGTAGTCGCTGCCAATATTCATTTGCCCGCCTTTATTGTTAGCACAGAAAAAGACCACGTCGCTCCCTGGCGTTCGGTATATAAAATTCATCTGATGATCAATGATGATATTACTTTTGTATTAACCGAGGGAGGGCATAATGCTGGCATAGTTAGTGAGCCAGGACGCAAGAATAGAACTTACCGTATCCACAGGCACAAGAAAGATACAACCTATATTGATCCAACGAACTGGCTCGAAATTGCAACAATCAAACACGGCTCATGGTGGCTGGCCTTACACCATTGGTTGGTTCAACACTCTAGCGCAACACGGGTCTCCCCTCCAAAACTGCCTGACTCTCTTCCTGCTGCTCCCGGCAGATATGTCTTGCAGAAATAA
- a CDS encoding lytic murein transglycosylase translates to MKKWGRRAATLGLLMLSQWLMAAQQNWNSWVAEVRQQALEQGISSTVFDQAFADIREPSRQVKGLARSQPEHRLTFSKYLHSRADNYRIMMGRKQYNKNKELLDEIGQHFGVDPCFIVSFWGMESSYGTYMGNFPVIKSLATLAYDSNRRDFFRKQLFLALHILNDGHVTLQHFKGEWAGASGQPQFLPSSWLEFAVDYDGDGRKDIWESKADVFASIANYMKKNGWQTGQPWAIQVKLPPKFDMKLEGKAVVKPVSEWNALGVRTESGQPLPHQELEASIVQPNGGPVFLAYPNYKMILRYNNSIYYAGAIGYMADKICNRVK, encoded by the coding sequence ATGAAAAAATGGGGACGTCGTGCGGCAACTTTAGGCCTATTGATGCTATCACAGTGGCTTATGGCTGCCCAACAGAATTGGAATAGCTGGGTTGCTGAAGTCAGGCAACAGGCGCTGGAGCAAGGTATTTCTTCTACGGTTTTTGATCAAGCCTTTGCAGATATTCGTGAGCCAAGCCGCCAAGTAAAAGGCCTGGCACGTTCACAACCTGAGCATCGATTGACATTTAGTAAATATCTGCATTCGCGTGCGGATAATTACCGGATTATGATGGGACGTAAGCAGTACAATAAGAATAAAGAATTATTGGATGAAATTGGCCAGCATTTCGGTGTTGATCCCTGCTTTATTGTATCCTTTTGGGGGATGGAAAGCAGTTACGGCACCTACATGGGTAATTTCCCGGTCATTAAATCGTTAGCAACGCTGGCTTATGATTCTAATCGACGGGATTTTTTCCGTAAGCAACTCTTCCTGGCACTCCATATTTTGAATGATGGTCATGTAACCTTACAGCATTTCAAAGGAGAATGGGCTGGTGCTTCAGGCCAACCACAGTTTTTACCTTCTAGCTGGTTAGAATTTGCTGTGGACTATGATGGCGATGGCCGTAAAGACATTTGGGAAAGTAAAGCAGACGTATTCGCATCGATTGCCAACTACATGAAAAAGAATGGTTGGCAGACTGGTCAGCCTTGGGCTATCCAAGTGAAACTTCCTCCGAAATTTGATATGAAATTAGAGGGTAAAGCAGTCGTTAAACCAGTCAGTGAATGGAATGCTCTAGGCGTACGTACTGAAAGCGGTCAACCTTTACCTCACCAGGAGCTAGAGGCTAGTATCGTACAACCGAATGGCGGGCCAGTTTTCCTCGCTTATCCTAACTATAAGATGATTTTGCGCTACAATAATTCTATCTACTATGCTGGTGCAATCGGGTATATGGCCGATAAAATTTGTAATCGCGTTAAGTAG
- a CDS encoding bifunctional methionine sulfoxide reductase B/A protein gives MSNYLDKTASLTPAAKRIICDKATEYPNTGEYTDHLVKSGTYLCRRCGLALFRARSQFHSGCGWPSFDDDVVQAVKQIPDKDGQRTEILCARCDGHLGHVFTGEYFTHKNLRHCVNSASLDFVADDQVLDTEEAIVAGGCFWGVDHFLRLVPGVLNVEVGYSGGSVMNPSYEQVCRGDTGHYEVARVVYDVAKTDYYTVLKRFFEIHDPTQRTGQGPDIGPQYKSAVFYYNEEQREDAQVLIKLLQERGYNVVTRLLEVQAFWPAEGYHQDYYAKHSKAPYCHRPEPRFG, from the coding sequence GTGAGCAATTATCTTGATAAGACAGCCAGTTTAACGCCTGCTGCCAAACGTATCATCTGTGACAAGGCAACCGAATATCCCAATACAGGTGAATATACTGACCATTTGGTAAAAAGCGGAACGTATCTTTGCCGCCGTTGCGGCCTGGCTCTTTTTCGTGCCCGAAGCCAATTTCATTCTGGTTGTGGCTGGCCCAGTTTTGATGATGATGTTGTTCAGGCGGTCAAACAAATCCCGGATAAGGATGGCCAACGTACGGAAATACTTTGTGCCCGGTGTGATGGGCATTTAGGGCACGTCTTCACTGGTGAGTATTTTACCCACAAAAATCTTCGCCATTGCGTGAATTCGGCGTCCCTGGATTTTGTGGCTGATGATCAGGTTTTGGATACGGAAGAGGCCATTGTTGCTGGTGGTTGTTTTTGGGGGGTTGATCATTTTTTACGCCTTGTTCCAGGGGTATTGAACGTGGAGGTGGGTTATTCAGGTGGTTCAGTTATGAATCCGAGTTATGAACAGGTTTGTCGTGGCGATACAGGGCATTACGAAGTAGCAAGAGTGGTTTATGATGTGGCGAAAACAGATTATTACACGGTTCTAAAACGTTTCTTTGAAATCCATGATCCTACGCAACGCACCGGGCAAGGTCCTGATATTGGTCCACAATATAAAAGTGCGGTTTTTTATTATAATGAAGAACAACGGGAAGACGCACAGGTATTGATTAAATTACTACAAGAGCGTGGTTACAATGTGGTTACTCGTCTATTGGAAGTACAAGCGTTCTGGCCTGCCGAAGGTTATCATCAAGATTACTATGCGAAACATAGCAAAGCTCCTTATTGCCACCGGCCAGAACCACGATTTGGTTAG
- a CDS encoding Sec-independent protein translocase subunit TatA/TatB has product MSSGELLLTFLVAIVVFGPSKLPMLAEHLGKLARHLNRLKEQVTNFWQNQLSEQQLKENTRKAEKADAAYQQEDKPS; this is encoded by the coding sequence ATGAGTAGCGGAGAATTATTACTTACTTTCTTAGTGGCCATTGTGGTTTTTGGCCCGAGCAAATTACCCATGCTTGCAGAACATCTAGGCAAACTTGCCCGTCATTTAAACCGGTTAAAAGAGCAAGTTACTAATTTTTGGCAAAACCAATTAAGCGAACAGCAACTCAAAGAAAATACACGCAAAGCAGAAAAAGCAGATGCTGCTTATCAGCAAGAAGATAAACCCTCCTGA
- the tatA gene encoding twin-arginine translocase TatA/TatE family subunit — protein MGLSGISPLSLLLILLIVVALFGTNKLKNIGSDLGTAIKNFRRAMNEDDDKKS, from the coding sequence ATGGGATTAAGTGGGATCAGTCCTTTATCATTACTATTAATATTACTCATTGTTGTAGCCTTGTTTGGTACCAACAAATTAAAAAATATCGGCTCCGATTTAGGTACCGCAATCAAGAATTTTCGCCGCGCTATGAATGAGGATGATGATAAAAAATCATGA
- the ubiB gene encoding ubiquinone biosynthesis regulatory protein kinase UbiB — protein MNSIKQLLRLLHINLILAKNGLDQVIVSIRLFSPFRFIVYLNPWNWVRKEKLTRGEALRKTLEELGPIFIKFGQALSTRPDILPPDIALELCKLQDKVPPFASEKALAIVEAAFGQSAFQVFARFDPIPLASASMAQVHAATLKTGEEVVVKILRPNMRKIIEKDLRIMYTIANFADRYWAESKRLKPKEIVQEFEHNLIDELDLQREAANAGQLRRNFHNSPLLYIPEVFWDYTRENVMVMERIYGIPVSDIATLRERGVNIKKLAERGVEIFFTQVFRDCFFHADMHPGNIFVSPLHPHDPQYICIDFGIIGTLNDSDKRYLAENLYAFFNRDYRRVAQLHVESGWVARDTRIEEFESAIRTVCEPIFEKPLKDISFAQVVLRLFQVARRFHMEVQPQLVLLQKTLLAIEGLGRQLYPELDLWVTAKPFLEKWLKEQMGPKAFIRQLRENLPFLTEQLPHMPRLLHDVLELTKEQKIRALLPVNNQQNAYMTRNAWYKGLGLGIFITMATVGALSYFKLLNHDKLSAIAITIALAGGFVAFINRTNRS, from the coding sequence ATGAATTCAATTAAACAATTACTAAGACTGCTGCATATTAATTTGATATTGGCCAAAAATGGCCTCGACCAGGTCATTGTTTCCATTCGGCTTTTTTCACCTTTTCGTTTTATCGTTTATCTAAACCCCTGGAACTGGGTGCGCAAAGAAAAATTAACCCGTGGAGAAGCCTTAAGAAAAACCCTGGAAGAGTTAGGTCCCATTTTTATTAAATTCGGCCAGGCCTTATCAACTCGCCCTGACATCCTGCCCCCCGATATCGCATTGGAATTATGTAAATTACAGGATAAAGTCCCGCCCTTTGCCAGTGAAAAGGCTTTGGCTATTGTTGAAGCAGCCTTTGGTCAATCAGCCTTTCAAGTCTTTGCCCGGTTTGATCCCATTCCTCTTGCTTCTGCATCGATGGCACAGGTTCATGCAGCCACCTTAAAAACAGGGGAAGAGGTCGTGGTGAAAATTTTGCGCCCCAATATGCGCAAAATTATTGAGAAAGATTTACGTATTATGTACACCATAGCCAACTTCGCTGACCGTTATTGGGCTGAAAGCAAGCGTCTAAAACCCAAAGAAATTGTCCAGGAATTCGAACATAATTTAATTGATGAACTCGACTTGCAACGGGAGGCAGCCAATGCAGGCCAGTTACGACGAAATTTTCATAATTCGCCCCTTCTCTACATTCCAGAAGTGTTTTGGGACTATACCCGTGAAAATGTCATGGTGATGGAGCGCATCTATGGAATACCTGTCTCTGATATTGCTACCTTGCGGGAAAGAGGCGTCAACATTAAAAAACTGGCAGAACGGGGCGTAGAAATTTTCTTCACCCAGGTATTTAGAGATTGCTTCTTTCATGCCGATATGCATCCGGGCAATATTTTTGTATCACCACTCCACCCTCATGATCCGCAATATATTTGCATTGATTTTGGCATTATAGGCACCTTAAATGACAGCGATAAGCGTTATCTCGCAGAAAATCTATATGCCTTTTTTAACCGCGATTACCGACGCGTTGCGCAATTGCATGTTGAATCCGGTTGGGTTGCAAGAGACACCCGTATTGAAGAATTTGAAAGTGCTATTCGTACCGTCTGCGAGCCTATCTTCGAAAAACCTCTAAAAGATATTTCTTTCGCCCAGGTAGTCTTACGCCTTTTTCAAGTGGCAAGACGCTTCCATATGGAAGTACAACCCCAATTAGTACTCTTGCAAAAAACGTTATTGGCAATAGAAGGCTTGGGGCGCCAACTATATCCCGAGCTTGATCTTTGGGTCACTGCCAAACCCTTTTTGGAAAAATGGCTGAAAGAACAAATGGGGCCCAAAGCATTCATTCGCCAATTACGCGAGAACCTGCCCTTCCTTACGGAGCAATTACCTCATATGCCTCGATTATTACATGACGTATTGGAATTAACTAAAGAGCAAAAAATTCGTGCCTTGCTGCCCGTCAACAACCAGCAAAATGCATACATGACAAGAAATGCCTGGTACAAAGGGCTCGGTTTAGGTATTTTTATTACCATGGCGACAGTCGGTGCGCTCAGTTATTTTAAATTGTTAAACCATGATAAATTGTCAGCTATAGCGATTACCATTGCACTTGCCGGCGGATTTGTCGCCTTTATTAACCGTACTAACAGGAGTTAA
- a CDS encoding ubiquinone biosynthesis accessory factor UbiJ, with the protein MIKKYSLKALQKAINHALALDDSMPAKIAALQGKVLEIIIAPLGVNFFIHFDQQQLELLADYEGRPDTIIHSSPLGLIRLSFLPVSKARSLFNDKIRLSGDVELGQQVKKLFDELDIDWEGHLAHFTGDVVAHQLGSLVRHGLAFKKQLGESLRHNLTDYLQEELAAVPPREEIDDFFNDIDKLALDVERLQAHINQLMAGHEFN; encoded by the coding sequence ATGATTAAGAAATATTCATTGAAAGCGCTGCAAAAGGCTATTAATCACGCCCTGGCATTAGACGACTCCATGCCAGCCAAAATCGCGGCCTTGCAGGGCAAAGTGCTCGAAATTATCATCGCCCCCTTGGGTGTTAATTTTTTTATTCATTTTGATCAGCAACAATTGGAGTTACTCGCCGACTATGAAGGGCGACCTGATACCATTATTCATAGCAGTCCTCTTGGTTTAATTCGTTTAAGTTTTTTACCGGTTTCCAAAGCCCGCTCTTTATTTAACGATAAAATCCGATTATCAGGTGATGTAGAACTGGGTCAACAGGTCAAAAAACTATTCGATGAACTGGACATTGATTGGGAAGGCCATCTCGCCCATTTTACCGGTGATGTGGTAGCCCATCAGCTGGGCTCCCTCGTCCGCCATGGTTTGGCATTTAAAAAGCAGTTAGGAGAATCACTGCGCCATAATTTGACTGATTATCTGCAAGAAGAACTGGCTGCTGTGCCGCCACGTGAAGAAATCGATGATTTTTTTAACGATATCGATAAGCTGGCACTTGATGTGGAGCGTTTGCAAGCCCATATTAACCAATTGATGGCAGGCCATGAATTCAATTAA
- the ubiE gene encoding bifunctional demethylmenaquinone methyltransferase/2-methoxy-6-polyprenyl-1,4-benzoquinol methylase UbiE, translated as MTKKEKTTHFGFESVAWDEKEKKVGAVFHSVAKNYDLMNDLMSLGIHRLWKRFTIALSQVHAGHQVLDLAGGSGDLTRLLSKKVGDQGQVILADINAAMLAVGRDRLLDEGLYNNINFVQANAQSLPFADNSFDCITIGFGLRNVTDKEEALRSMYRVCKPGGKLMVLEFSTPTIPGLKPIYDWYSFNVLPKIGQLFAQDADSYQYLAESIRMHPTQEGLKVMIERAGFEDCHYHNLSGGIVALHIAHKY; from the coding sequence ATGACCAAAAAAGAAAAAACCACCCATTTTGGCTTTGAATCTGTGGCCTGGGATGAAAAAGAAAAGAAAGTTGGCGCCGTCTTTCACTCGGTTGCCAAGAACTATGATTTAATGAATGACTTAATGTCTCTAGGCATTCACCGCCTCTGGAAACGCTTCACGATTGCCCTAAGTCAGGTCCATGCCGGACATCAAGTGCTCGATTTAGCGGGTGGCAGTGGTGATTTAACCCGTTTACTGAGTAAGAAAGTAGGCGATCAAGGACAAGTTATTTTAGCGGATATCAATGCGGCTATGTTAGCTGTAGGACGGGACCGCCTGTTGGATGAAGGCTTGTATAACAATATCAACTTCGTACAGGCTAATGCCCAAAGCCTGCCTTTTGCTGACAATAGTTTTGATTGTATTACGATAGGTTTTGGTTTGCGCAATGTCACTGATAAAGAAGAAGCGTTACGTTCTATGTATCGTGTTTGTAAACCAGGTGGTAAATTGATGGTTCTGGAATTTTCCACACCGACAATTCCAGGACTAAAACCGATTTACGATTGGTATTCTTTTAATGTGTTACCTAAAATTGGGCAATTGTTCGCGCAAGATGCTGACAGCTATCAATATCTTGCTGAGTCAATTCGCATGCATCCCACCCAGGAAGGTTTAAAGGTAATGATTGAACGAGCAGGATTTGAAGATTGTCATTATCATAATTTAAGTGGTGGAATCGTTGCCTTGCACATCGCCCATAAATATTGA
- a CDS encoding MFS transporter, whose amino-acid sequence MPVVMIEIFVPLLSLFIFILGTGFFSTLLALNMTLSEASPLAIGAMTGVFYAGLVVGSFRMDRFINRVGHIRAYVVFSATQAIICLLHGIFYQVGLWLFLRGLAGFASAGLFVVIESWLLGKSTAMNRGRVLSLYMISYYAAQSLGQFFLNLAEPDTLSLFALTSILCSLSIIPLAMSRVNPPKYEEASTLSLQKLLDKSMAGLVGCLSSGLIMGGIYGLMPTLLSDLFHDNAKVANYMFAIIFGGMLLQYPLGRLSDLVARRLVLILIAVATSIVSFIVMTTHMNPWCFFILMLLFGGLTFTLYPISISHACDTLEARDIVAGTQSLLLAYSLGAMAGPLLAPWFMHVFGMGGLFTYFITVCTLMTPFFLLRKSGEVGEPQEESFLANP is encoded by the coding sequence ATGCCAGTTGTTATGATTGAGATTTTTGTGCCCCTATTGAGTTTATTTATTTTTATCCTCGGAACGGGTTTTTTCTCCACGCTGTTAGCCTTGAATATGACCTTAAGTGAAGCGTCGCCACTTGCAATTGGTGCCATGACAGGTGTCTTTTATGCCGGACTGGTAGTGGGCTCGTTTCGCATGGATCGCTTCATTAACCGGGTTGGTCATATCCGTGCCTATGTGGTTTTTTCTGCTACGCAGGCAATTATCTGTTTATTGCATGGTATTTTTTATCAGGTTGGGCTGTGGCTATTTTTACGTGGTTTAGCCGGCTTTGCCTCAGCGGGTTTGTTTGTCGTGATTGAGAGCTGGCTGCTTGGGAAAAGTACGGCGATGAATCGGGGAAGAGTACTGTCTTTATACATGATTAGCTACTATGCAGCACAGAGTTTGGGACAGTTTTTTTTGAATCTTGCGGAGCCAGACACGCTATCATTATTTGCTTTGACTTCCATACTCTGCTCTTTGTCTATTATTCCCTTGGCCATGTCTCGTGTAAATCCACCGAAATACGAAGAGGCATCAACGCTCAGTTTACAGAAACTACTTGATAAATCGATGGCGGGTTTAGTAGGTTGCCTAAGCTCAGGATTGATTATGGGTGGTATCTACGGTTTGATGCCAACACTGCTGAGTGATTTATTTCATGATAATGCAAAAGTAGCGAACTATATGTTTGCCATTATTTTTGGCGGAATGCTATTACAGTATCCATTAGGTAGGCTGTCCGATCTGGTTGCACGCCGTTTAGTTCTGATTCTCATTGCAGTGGCTACCAGTATTGTTTCTTTCATTGTAATGACAACTCACATGAATCCCTGGTGCTTTTTTATATTGATGTTGCTCTTTGGTGGTTTGACCTTCACTCTTTACCCAATTAGCATTAGCCATGCTTGCGATACTTTAGAAGCACGCGATATTGTTGCTGGCACACAAAGCTTATTACTGGCTTATAGCCTTGGTGCCATGGCAGGGCCTTTACTGGCGCCCTGGTTTATGCACGTTTTTGGGATGGGGGGACTGTTTACCTATTTCATAACGGTTTGTACACTCATGACGCCATTCTTTCTTTTACGCAAAAGCGGTGAGGTGGGTGAACCGCAAGAGGAATCTTTCCTAGCCAACCCCTAA
- a CDS encoding DUF1841 family protein gives MFYGDNVQDTRQLFFSSWQKYLQKQPLLPLEQQIVDVILVHPEYHKLLETASSYDNQPYFPELGQTNPFLHMGLHIAIREQISTDRPSGIDSLYRQLLQKYSDRLVVEHLMMDCLAESLWRAQRSQTFPNEKDYLDALNRLLGVG, from the coding sequence ATGTTTTACGGCGACAATGTGCAAGATACAAGACAACTGTTTTTTTCCAGCTGGCAGAAATACCTCCAAAAGCAACCTTTGCTACCTCTGGAACAACAAATTGTCGACGTTATTCTGGTTCATCCTGAATACCATAAGCTCCTGGAAACTGCTTCCTCCTACGACAATCAGCCTTATTTTCCTGAGCTGGGACAAACCAATCCTTTCTTGCATATGGGCTTACATATAGCCATTCGCGAGCAAATTAGTACTGACCGACCTAGCGGCATTGACTCGCTTTATCGTCAATTACTGCAAAAATACAGCGATCGATTGGTAGTCGAACACCTAATGATGGATTGTCTGGCAGAATCTCTTTGGCGGGCCCAGCGCAGTCAAACATTTCCTAATGAAAAAGACTATCTTGATGCCTTAAATCGCCTCTTAGGGGTTGGCTAG
- a CDS encoding LysE/ArgO family amino acid transporter, with protein sequence MTVYLNGLMLGLSLITALGPQNVFLIRQGALRNHAALSALVCFFCDIILVCASVAGLHEVLKLHPTLQGWVTWFGVAFLLYYGYKTLKQALSKEMQMAATDERTPNRLQIVMLALGFSLLNPHAIIDSLVIIGGGSSQFPEHQQAFLLGVLTSSLLWFSSLTFTTHYFAHVLSRAKVWKRIEFSSGILMLFLGLKLACGQF encoded by the coding sequence ATGACGGTATATCTAAATGGTTTAATGCTCGGCTTATCGCTAATAACTGCTCTGGGTCCGCAGAATGTCTTTCTGATTCGCCAGGGTGCACTACGTAACCACGCCGCCCTTTCAGCCCTCGTTTGTTTTTTCTGCGATATCATTCTGGTTTGTGCCAGCGTTGCCGGTTTGCACGAGGTACTTAAGCTTCATCCTACGTTGCAGGGATGGGTAACCTGGTTTGGAGTCGCCTTTTTACTGTACTATGGGTACAAGACATTAAAGCAAGCTTTGAGCAAAGAAATGCAGATGGCTGCTACCGACGAGCGAACGCCTAATCGTTTGCAGATTGTCATGCTTGCCCTTGGCTTTAGTTTACTAAATCCGCATGCAATTATTGACAGTCTGGTCATCATAGGAGGAGGCAGTAGCCAATTTCCCGAGCATCAACAAGCCTTCTTATTAGGTGTACTGACCTCCAGTCTCCTGTGGTTCAGCTCACTGACATTCACAACCCACTATTTTGCGCATGTTTTGTCTCGGGCTAAGGTTTGGAAGCGCATCGAATTTTCCAGTGGAATACTGATGCTATTTTTAGGTTTAAAACTAGCTTGTGGTCAATTTTAA